Genomic window (Megamonas funiformis):
TAAGCAGTGAATTTTTTGATTTTAGCGTAGATAATCTAGAATTTACTTTGAATACAAAATTAAATCTACTACCTAAAGATAAACTTGATAACACTTCTAGTGCTGCTATTCGTATCACAAAAGATAATCGTTTCATATATATCTCCACTCGTGGAGCAGATTTACTCACTGTTATCAGCCTTGAAAATGAACCTAAAATCATTCAACAAATAAACAGTGGTGGTATGCACCCTAGAGATTTTATCTTAAGTGAAGATGAACAATATCTTTTAGTCGTAAATAAAGATACTGATGATATGAGTAGCTTCCAATTAGATAAAACAAATGGAAAAATTGTTAAATTAATCAATACAGATAAAGTACCTCATGCTATAGGTATAATTTTATAATATATATTTATTTTTATTTATGAAAGAGAGAGTTAACATGTCTTTAAATAAAGCTTTTACAATTTTTGGTGGTACTGGTGATTTGACTTTTAGAAAACTTATGCCTGCACAGTACAATATGACTGCAGCAAATGCTGAAGAAGCTCAATCCAGAATTATCATTATTGGTAGACGCGATTATACTACAGAACAGTATTGTGAATTAGTTCGTGATTGGGTAAAAAAATTCGCTCGTTTACCATATGAAGAAAAAACTTTTGAAGTTTTTGCTAAACGTATCTCTTATTTTAAAATGGATATCTCCGATTTAAACGAATATGCTCGTTTATCCGAATATTATACTGCTGAAAATATTGATGACCATGTATTTTATCTTGCAGTAGCTCCAAAATTTTTCGGCGTAATCGCAAGTGGATTAAAAGCAGTAAAAGAAGCTTCTTTAGGTAAAGTTATTTTAGAAAAACCTTTTGGTGAAGACTTAGAATCAGCTAAAGAGCTTAACAAACAATTAGAAACTTTCTTCCCAGCAGAAAACATTTATCGCATTGACCATTATCTCGGTAAAGAAATGGTACGCAATATCCAAACTATTCGTTTCACTAACCCTATATTTGCTAACCTTTGGAATTCACAATATATCGAATCTGTACAGATTTCCGCTTTTGAAGATTTAGGTATTGGCACACGTGGTGGCTATTATGACACTAGCGGAGCTTTAAAAGATATGGTTCAAAACCATTTATTCCAAATCTTATCCATAGTAGCTATGGAATGGCCAGAACAATTCTCTACTACAGCTATGCATGATGCTCAATTACGTGTACTTCGTGCACTACGTCCTGTAGAAGATGTTCGCGATAGTTTAGTTTTAGGTCAATATAAAGGCTATCGTCAAGAAAAATCTGTTCCTACAGATTCTACAACAGAAACTTATGCTGCACTTCGTTTATTTATTGACAATGAACGTTGGTGGAATACTCCGTTTTATATCCGCACAGGTAAAAAACTTCGCTGTCGTGAAATGCAAATAGCAATCGTTTTCCGTCAAACATTTATTTCTGCTCCACGCAATATCTTAATTATAAAAATCCAACCAAATGAAGGTGTACATCTTCAATTTAATGTGAAAACTCCAGGGGATACAGATGAAATTACACAAGCAAAAATGGACTTTAGCCAGAGTAGTTCCATTTCTAGCAGAATAAACACTCCTGAAGCATATGAACGCTTAATTACAGCTTGTATCAAAGGTGAACGTTCTTGGTTCTCTCAATGGGATCAAATAGAAACAAGTTGGGACTTTGTTGAACACTTAAAGGATTTATATCGTTGGGATAAACTTCCTGTATTCACATATGAACAAGGTTCTGATGGCCCTGCAGAAGCAGATAATTTATTAAAACGCTTCGGCGATGAATGGGTATTTTAATTAAAAAACTTATAAAAATAGTCCCTAGTAACATAAATTACTAGGGACTTATTTTTTATTTATATTTTTATTTTACCTGAGACATAACATCATCAAGATTATTCAATAAATCATTGATATTTTCTTCACTGATAACAAGTGGTGGTTGGAAAGCAAGAACATTTCTAGCTATACCGTTTTTGCCGATGAGGAAACCTCTATCTTTCATTGTTTCTACAACAAATTCTAATTTATCTGGAGCTGGAGATTTATCTGGATTGATAAGTTCTGCACCTACCATTAAGCCTAAACCACGAACATCACCGATAAATGGATATTTTTCTTGAAGAGCAATCAATCCATCTTTTAATTGTTTTCCGCGAACACGAGATTTTTCGACAAGATTATGTTCTTCGATATAATCAAGTACAGCAATACCAGCTGTAGAAGAAACAGAATTTCCACCTAATGTAGAAGCACCAGGACGAGTGTATTTATCTGCGATTTCACTGCGAGAAATAAAACAGCTAATAGGAGCACCATTGCCTAAAGCTTTAGCCATTGTCATGATATCTGGTTCAACATCATAATTTTCAATAGCAAACATTTTTCCAGTACGTGCAAAACCTGTCTGCACTTCGTCAATGATTAATAAAATATTGTGTTTTTCTAAGATTTCTTTTAAACGTTTAAAATATCCTTTTGGAGGTACTACGATACCTGCATTACCTTGGATAGTTTCACAAATCATAGCAGAAACATTTCCAGAAGTTGCATAGCTGATAATATCTTCTACAGCATTTGCACAAGCATAATCACATTCTGGGAATTTTTTACCCATTGGGCAACGGTAACAATAAGGATTTGGTGCAAAATGAATACCGCCTACAGGATTTGGGTCAGTTCTCCACATGCCGATACCAGTCAAGTTCATAGTGAGTTTTGTTCTACCATGTAAACCATTGCGAAGAGCTAATAATTCACTTTTTCCATTATAAATATTTGCTAAAAGCAAAGCACCTTCATTTGCTTCTGTTCCTGTAGAGCAAAAGAAAGATTTTTGTAATCTGCCTGGTGTTACTTGAGCTAATTTTTCAGCTAAATTATAAATATCTTCTGTTAAATAGATATTGCAAACATGTTGTAGAGTCTGTACTTGTTTTGCTACTTTTTGCGTAATTTCAGGATTGCAATGACCGCAGTTTATAACAGATACACCAGCAAAACAATCTAAATATTTTTTGCCTTCATGGTCATAAAGATATTGCATTTTACCTTTTACAAATTGAGGAGGATTAGCAAAGAAATGACCTAAACAAGGCATGATATATTTCTTTTTCTTTTCAAGACATTTTTCAGGACCTAAATACTGAGACATAATATACTTCCTTTCATTATTTTTATATTTTCTAATGTTATGTATAAATAATATTGATAATAAACATTAGAAAGAATTGTCATTAATATAATAAGCCATAAAGCCTAAAATAAAAATGACAATTCTAAAATGACTATGAATAATTAATAAGATTTTTTATGACGATAAACACCAATACCAACTGGACGAGGACTTACTTCTTTGATTTTTTCGATCATATCGTTATTTTTGCCATTATCAATAGCGTCGCGATAAATTTTAGTCAACATACCAGTAACTTCTAGTGTATAATCTTGAGCTTCGATACGAAGAGTATCTGCTCCCATTAATTTATCAATATAAGGAAGAAGACATAAATCATTAGTAAATAAAATATGAATTCTACCAAATTGGTCTACACGCATAGAATGTTTTCCGCCAACTGTATCCAATAAAGCAAAATGTTTATCATTAAATTCTGGATTAGTAAGTGGGTCATATTTTAAATTCAATGCAGGAATATTTGTATCAGAAATCATAGCTTCTACATTACCATGAACAGTGATTGTCATTGGTAATTTACTGCTTTCAACTAAAGTTTTCACTTGAGCATAAGGCAATTCATAAGAAGCTGTTGCATTTACAATGCCATTTTCTTGTAAAAATTCTGTAGCTACATGATTAAATACATTGAAACTATGGTCAGCATAAATAGGTAAATCTGTAAGTTCACGTACAATAGTAGCTGCGCCTAAATTTCCTACCATGATACCATCTGGTTTTATTTCATTTAAATCATGACATAATTGTTCTAATTCACTACATTGATCTTTTAAAGTTGTTCTAGGAGTATTAACTATTACTTTTGCCCCAACATTATGAGCTTCTTGTAAAATAGTTTTTATATCTCCTAAAGTCCATGGAGTATGTGGACGATAAACTTCGCCTGCTACATAAAGAATATTAGCACCATTTGCTAAAGCTTCACGAGCATGTGCTAAAGTTGCAGCTTTAACAGCAAGTTTTGGTTTATTATCAGCAGTTTTAATAGCTTCTAAATCATTGAGCCATTCAC
Coding sequences:
- the zwf gene encoding glucose-6-phosphate dehydrogenase, with the protein product MSLNKAFTIFGGTGDLTFRKLMPAQYNMTAANAEEAQSRIIIIGRRDYTTEQYCELVRDWVKKFARLPYEEKTFEVFAKRISYFKMDISDLNEYARLSEYYTAENIDDHVFYLAVAPKFFGVIASGLKAVKEASLGKVILEKPFGEDLESAKELNKQLETFFPAENIYRIDHYLGKEMVRNIQTIRFTNPIFANLWNSQYIESVQISAFEDLGIGTRGGYYDTSGALKDMVQNHLFQILSIVAMEWPEQFSTTAMHDAQLRVLRALRPVEDVRDSLVLGQYKGYRQEKSVPTDSTTETYAALRLFIDNERWWNTPFYIRTGKKLRCREMQIAIVFRQTFISAPRNILIIKIQPNEGVHLQFNVKTPGDTDEITQAKMDFSQSSSISSRINTPEAYERLITACIKGERSWFSQWDQIETSWDFVEHLKDLYRWDKLPVFTYEQGSDGPAEADNLLKRFGDEWVF
- a CDS encoding aspartate aminotransferase family protein produces the protein MSQYLGPEKCLEKKKKYIMPCLGHFFANPPQFVKGKMQYLYDHEGKKYLDCFAGVSVINCGHCNPEITQKVAKQVQTLQHVCNIYLTEDIYNLAEKLAQVTPGRLQKSFFCSTGTEANEGALLLANIYNGKSELLALRNGLHGRTKLTMNLTGIGMWRTDPNPVGGIHFAPNPYCYRCPMGKKFPECDYACANAVEDIISYATSGNVSAMICETIQGNAGIVVPPKGYFKRLKEILEKHNILLIIDEVQTGFARTGKMFAIENYDVEPDIMTMAKALGNGAPISCFISRSEIADKYTRPGASTLGGNSVSSTAGIAVLDYIEEHNLVEKSRVRGKQLKDGLIALQEKYPFIGDVRGLGLMVGAELINPDKSPAPDKLEFVVETMKDRGFLIGKNGIARNVLAFQPPLVISEENINDLLNNLDDVMSQVK